The following proteins are encoded in a genomic region of Coffea eugenioides isolate CCC68of chromosome 6, Ceug_1.0, whole genome shotgun sequence:
- the LOC113774328 gene encoding 40S ribosomal protein S4-like yields MSQWPANQTRSFRDEEAKFKLCKVRSVQFGQKGKPYLNTYDGHTIRYPDPLIKANDTIKLDLENNKITEFIKFDVGNVVMVTGGRNRGWVGVIKNREKHKGSFETIHVQDATGHEFATRLGNVFIIGKGAKPWVSPPKGKGIKLSVIEEQRKRIAAQAATTA; encoded by the exons ATGTCACAAT GGCCAGCTAATCAAACCAGAAGTTTCAGGGATGAGGAGGCAAAGTTTAAGCTGTGTAAGGTTCGATCAGTACAGTTTGGACAGAAGGGCAAGCCATACCTGAATACCTATGATGGTCATACCATTCGTTACCCAGACCCACTCATCAAGGCCAATGACACCATCAAACTTGACCTGGAGAACAACAAGATTACTGAATTCATCAAGTTTGATGTTGGGAATGTTGTCATGGTGACTGGGGGAAGGAACAGAGGTTGGGTTGGAGTAATCAAGAATAGAGAGAAACATAAGGGAAGCTTTGAGACCATCCATGTCCAAGATGCCACAGGTCACGAGTTTGCTACTCGTCTTGGTAATGTCTTCATCATTGGAAAAGGTGCAAAGCCCTGGGTGTCTCCCCCAAAGGGCAAAGGTATCAAGTTGTCAGTTATAgaggaacaaaggaaaaggaTTGCTGCCCAGGCGGCTACTACTGCCTAA
- the LOC113774329 gene encoding uncharacterized protein LOC113774329 — translation MDRSWMTIKDYLHPRYLAGVKEFVQFAYLGKDPTYKLPCPCKGCNNFEDQTMEVMKSHLCGGIVESYTRWVYHGERFEDSDEDEDDNIVLDEENSESDDIQEMLNDVGTANFGENWRNSGEHNRDIPNKQEGEASKFLRLLSEAEKSLYPGCDKYSKLSFVVHILHLKTMNRWTCKSIDMLLKFLIQVFPMASIPSSYYDAKNLIRELGLKCEKIHACENDCALYWKENESLDHCPNEKCKAPRYKSPGSKIPRKVLRYFPLKSRLQRLFINKEIAQDMRWHKERRVPKENTMTHPADSIAWKEFDNSHPSFAEDSRNVRLGLSTDGFNPYGNMNNAYSIWPVILVPYNLPPWKCLKDPFFLLSMIIPGPKCIGNDMDIFFRPLIDELKEFFDTGFETYDAAVGEKFMLRAALLWTISDFPAYAYLSGWSTKGYKACPICLDDTTSVYLRNGLKCCYMGHRRFLPADHKWRRERKSFNGKSDLRQPVRTLSGEEIFEQLQEFDQMVFGKAPELLKEKKRKRMQNQSNWLKKSIFFELPYWSTNKIRHNLDIMHIVKNVCEILLATVMGTGHKNRDTWQAREDLKEMRLREELHLQTQGDSKVMPAACYTLSRSEKQKLCQFLSSLKFPDGFASNISHCVKPKECQISGMKSHDYHVFLQRLLPLAIRGMLPKDVSQTLVELSNFFRKICSRTLYVDELDAQEKNIVVILCKLEKIFPPNFFDVMVHLMVHLPAEAKLAGPAQYRWMFPFERKMGQYKGYVHNRARPEGCIVERYLDDECLTFISRYLHNVPTIFNEPERNTERFEAAGKLSIFSGMARPFGAATFCCLSESELMKIHLFILKNCEEIDDYIRMHKELLQQQNVSNVEQMHDLEFPKWFEDRVTYMHTQGRCCDELLSLAKGLDFRVIKYPGCNVNGFRFHTKTREVDRKTQNSGIMVKGEHADVEINFYGAITDILEVEYSFSQSRVVLFKCDWWDLKNSSCLKIDKQSNLSSVNLSKKWYIDQPFVFASQAEQVFYVKCRAPFFDNEL, via the exons ATGGATAGGAGTTGGATGACAATTAAAGATTACTTGCATCCTAGATATTTGGCAGGAGTGAAAGAATTCGTTCAGTTCGCTTATTTAGGCAAGGATCCCACATATAAGCTCCCTTGTCCATGTAAAGGGTGCAACAACTTTGAGGATCAAACTATGGAGGTCATGAAAAGTCATTTGTGTGGGGGAATTGTTGAGAGCTATACTAGGTGGGTATATCATGGTGAAAGGTTTGAGGATTCTGATGAGGATGAAGATGATAACATAGTTTTAGATGAAGAAAACAGTGAGTCAGATGATATTCAAGAAATGTTAAATGACGTTGGTACTGCAAACTTTGGCGAGAATTGGAGAAATTCGGGGGAACATAATAGGGATATACCAAATAAGCAAGAGGGGGAAGCAAGTAAGTTTCTTAGATTATTATCTGAAGCTGAAAAAAGTCTCTACCCGGGTTGTGATAAGTACTCAAAACTTTCCTTTGTTGTCCATATccttcatttgaaaactatGAATCGGTGGACTTGCAAATCCATCGATATGCTGCTGAAATTCCTCATTCAAGTCTTCCCCATGGCATCAATTCCTAGCTCATACTATGATGCAAAAAATTTAATTCGTGAGCTAGGACTCAAGTGTGAAAAAATACATGCATGTGAAAATGATTGTGCACTTtattggaaagaaaatgaaagccTCGATCACTGCCCAAATGAAAAATGTAAAGCACCTCGTTATAAATCCCCGGGTTCTAAAATTCCTAGAAAAGTGCTTCGCTATTTCCCCTTAAAGTCAAGGTTGCAAAGACTATTCATAAACAAGGAGATAGCTCAAGATATGAGGTGGCATAAAGAGAGACGCGTTCCCAAGGAAAACACAATGACACACCCTGCTGACTCAATAGCTTGGAAGGAGTTTGATAACAGTCACCCATCTTTTGCCGAAGATTCTCGTAATGTTAGGTTGGGGCTTTCAACTGATGGTTTCAATCCCTATGGAAACATGAATAATGCATATAGTATATGGCCTGTAATCCTTGTTCCTTACAATCTACCACCTTGGAAATGCTTAAAGGACCCTTTTTTCCTGTTATCAATGATTATTCCAGGTCCTAAGTGCATAGGAAATGATATGGATATATTTTTTAGGCCTCTAATTGATGAGTTGAAAGAGTTTTTTGACACTGGCTTTGAGACTTATGATGCAGCCGTGGGAGAAAAATTTATGTTACGGGCTGCTCTATTGTGGACTATAAGTGATTTTCCAGCATATGCCTATTTGTCAGGGTGGAGTACGAAAGGTTATAAGGCCTGTCCTATTTGTTTAGATGATACAACCAGTGTATATCTGAGAAATGGATTAAAATGTTGCTATATGGGGCACCGGCGATTTTTGCCAGCGGACCATAAATGGCGCAGAGAAAGAAAGTCATTTAATGGCAAGAGTGATCTTAGACAGCCTGTTAGAACTTTATCCGGTGAAGAAATCTTTGAACAACTTCAAGAGTTTGATCAAATGGTGTTTGGTAAGGCACCTGAATTGcttaaagagaagaaaagaaaacgcatgcaaaatcagtcaaattggTTGAAGAAAAGCATTTTTTTTGAGCTGCCATATTGGAGTACTAACAAAATTAGACACAACTTGGACATTATGCATATCGTGAAGAATGTGTGTGAAATTTTGTTGGCTACAGTGATGGGTACGGGACACAAAAATAGGGACACTTGGCAAGCTAGAGAGGATTTGAAGGAAATGAGATTGAGGGAAGAATTGCATCTTCAAACTCAAGGGGATTCAAAGGTGATGCCCGCTGCATGCTACACTCTTTCACGCAGCGAAAAACAAAAACTATGCCAGTTTTTGAGCTCACTCAAGTTCCCCGATGGATTTGCCTCAAACATATCTCATTGTGTTAAGCCAAAAGAGTGCCAAATTTCAGGGATGAAGAGTCATGATTATCATGTATTCTTGCAACGTCTACTTCCATTAGCAATTAGAGGCATGCTGCCAAAGGATGTTTCCCAAACTTTGGTAGAACTAAGCaatttttttaggaaaatttgttcCAGGACTCTTTATGTAGATGAGTTAGATGCACAGGAGAAAAACATTGTTGTAATACTCTGCAAActtgaaaaaattttccctccAAATTTCTTCGATGTAATGGTCCATTTAATGGTCCATTTACCTGCTGAAGCAAAACTTGCTGGCCCAGCACAATACCGGTGGATGTTCCCATTTGAGAG AAAAATGGGTCAATACAAAGGTTATGTGCACAACAGAGCTCGACCGGAAGGATGCATTGTTGAGCGTTACTTGGATGATGAATGTCTAACATTCATTTCCAGGTACTTGCACAATGTTCCTACAATATTTAATGAACCAGAAAGAAACACCGAACGCTTTGAGGCTGCTGGAAAGTTGTCTATTTTTTCTGGAATGGCTCGGCCTTTTGGGGCAGCAACATTTTGTTGCTTAAGTGAATCAGAGTTGATGAAAATACATTTATTCATCTTGAAAAATTGTGAAGAAATTGATGATTACATAAG GATGCACAAAGAATTGCTTCAGCAGCAAAATGTGTCGAATGTAGAGCAGATGCACGATTTAGAGTTtccaaagtggtttgaagaTCGT GTCACTTACATGCATACACAAGGCAGATGCTGTGATGAATTGTTGTCTTTGGCCAAAGGACTGGATTTTAGAGTGATCAAATATCCTGGTTGTAATGTCAATGGGTTTAGATTTCATACCAAAACACGTGAGGTAGACAGAAAAACCCAGAATAGTGGCATTATGGTGAAGGGTGAGCATGCTGATGTAGAAATAAACTTCTATGGTGCTATTACAGATATCTTAGAGGTTGAATACTCCTTCAGTCAAAGCCGAGTAGTTCTGTTCAAGTGTGATTGGTGGGACTTGAAAAATAGCTCATGTCTTAAAATAGACAAACAGAGTAATCTAAGCAGCgtcaatttgtcaaaaaaatggTATATAGACCAGCCATTTGTATTCGCTTCCCAAGCCGAACAGGTCTTTTACGTaaagtgtcgcgccccatttttcgatAATGAATTGTGA